A region of Coccinella septempunctata chromosome 5, icCocSept1.1, whole genome shotgun sequence DNA encodes the following proteins:
- the LOC123314309 gene encoding dedicator of cytokinesis protein 3 isoform X1 produces MWIATKTKKYGVAIYNWKGETRLGLSLEIGETVQILEEYPGWYRGFSTKNRSVKGIFPQSYIHLKPCKVDNEGLFESVVPIEDPVIREVTLVLREWGDIWKKLFVNKENYKFETVGKVMRDLLEWRRQLVSGTLTHDQTNELKLKIIGKIDWGNRKLGLDLVPRQGAEMVNSDCMSVVELYHVHVSSAENTTARGTLKKKETKKVLTHHLYFCMRDFGHHIGEDTEIYFSLYDAAKCKYITERFLVKISKEGFSNYVEKLHSNCTFFTDLGNSDLNSDIFIIAHIIRIGKMIYSDTSKKTEKYAPLQQQVYKRPYGVGVQPLGKFLASKDKDSDEKEFNMKVFQGEEKDFHQLHEFIIKQIGKFNALTCPPNYGIMISLKILHGELRQIKEDNQLLFKNVSLTKKLGFPDVIMPGDVRNDLYISLERGDFERGGKSTGKNIEVTIVVLDSEKNRIQDCLWGASGMEGSAVYNSMIIYHHNSPAWAELARLTLPIDKFAGAHVRFEFRHCSTREKNDKKLFGFSFIRLMDKDGAAIQDGSHELYIYKCEDLQKLENCGYLSLPAFSKDYEGNHEASGQFSRSQKEAVYIKTLLCSTKLTQNVDLLALLRWKSHPEKIQDSLQRVLKLGDEELVKFLQDVLDALFALFSTEDGNSTQYSGLVFHVLVSIFILLDESKFQHFKPVLDAYIKNHFSAALVYKGLLTSVQHCADWILSFEKQEPIQKCYKSLEYIFKLIIQSRLLFSRATCGQFEDSFKRDLYAVFNSLNKMLIMTEPNITNTQVALLLSISSVYEQLVEVLPISEVSKIAATMLDTIPKELPLLLVQAKLVCIKNLVSSKLFQDDESRSLLLGCVCKHLRFHIIHRDELTICTEVLSEILGYLFKQRKICDEQGKINNCIHHDVDTLCISILEVLLQTVLMLLDKDTKIIGCLVACMLGILQLLDEYHYKRLWEVLMGPSHDRKLLKDFLLRVFLVFRNLVVQEVYSKDWLVIKMVMNNIILKSLQELAQPLAFKFLDTHTGYIDKELWTNYFNLAVHYLTQESLQLEQFSDVKREKIIEKYGDMRVLMGFQILSMWSQLGECKLAFIPSMVGPFLEVTLVPEIELRKATLHIFFDMMECEQRARGNFRQVETELIDKLDTLISENKGDDEYRRLFNTMLLGRVQSEDPTWKESGAAFITSVSRLLERLLDYRSVIQGDENRDKRMSCTFNLLNFYKNEFDRKEMYLRYIYKLHDLHFSAENYTEAGFTMKLHADQLSWTNHTPVSDLNNANLTESQLKEKLYLQMIHYFDKGKCWEEGIPLLKELAAVYEEQSFDYKALSDILKYRAKFYDNILTQLRPEPEYFRVGYYGLSFPLFVRNKQFIYRGLEYERIGAFTQRLQTEFPAAQILMKNTPPDDSIINSDGQYIQICNVKPIPEPNPIISANGVSEKVSRYYLYNNVKRFQCDRPVHKGMIDKDNEIKSLWIERMTIEIEHPLPGILRWFEVVNRHTEEIPPVKFACETMQNVEKELRQLIVLYSKEPKRNLNPFTMRLQGIIDANVQGGISKYQQAFFTQEFQKLYPEHMTYVFTLKNLILDATQVMEEGLDLHGKLASAGVQPLHQRLLERFAQLRESLGSICRPKRQKSDSIVNTPLPPVPLEKKYSENGSQLSYGYLGDYSEPDVIYTKPTENEKMMPSREALGLSLPSTIGAPPIPQRENRPKSQGFSNLFCEVHTPTRGPFEYNSSSLPSFKSRESDLCDIPLPPKPTHSRERSLTKPPSPRLLRHSSMTPTDGIAPLRNSWSDSGTEEAPPLPPRSHTPDKRVNSFSSDTPPHVPKRGAKKSTPSMCSMEYVAVDEGSQEPISNSSSNCLLAAQSDDSHDLRDSGISISEHAHLNNFNNSSYEEFDLRAHQQEMNIVQSPPKDGGKGNPPPIPPKCSYAGSSVVFDAEIKKDNFGNVVSPENYSIPKMQADAKVSNLENS; encoded by the exons AAAACTGGGATTGGACTTGGTACCTCGACAAGGAGCTGAGATGGTCAATTCTGACTGCATGTCAGTGGTGGAGCTTTATCATGTCCACGTTTCCAGTGCAGAAAATACTACG GCTAGAGGAACGCTGAAGAAAAAAGAAACCAAAAAAGTACTGACCCACCATCTGTATTTCTGTATGCGTGACTTTGGGCATCACATCGGTGAAGATACTGAGATATATTTTTCCCTGTACGACGCTGCCAAGTGCAAATATATCACAGAAAGGTTTCTGGTCAAGATATCCAAAGAGGGTTTTTCCAATTATGTGGAGAAGCTTCATAGTAACTGCACCTTTTTCACG GACTTAGGTAACTCTGATTTAAATAgtgatatttttataattgcTCACATAATAAGGATCGGTAAAATGATCTACTCTGATACCTCCAAAAAGACTGAAAAATACGCGCCCCTGCAACAGCAAGTATACAAAAGACCGTACGGCGTAGGGGTGCAACCTTTGGGCAAATTTTTGGCCAGTAAGGATAAGGATTCCGATGAAAAAGAGTTTAATATGAAG GTTTTCCAAGGGGAAGAGAAAGATTTCCACCAATTGCACGAGTTCATAATCAAGCAGATCGGGAAATTCAACGCTCTCACTTGTCCTCCTAATTACGGAATAATGATATCGCTCAAGATACTCCACGGCGAACTCAGACAAATCAAGGAAGACAACCAGTTGCTGTTTAAGAACGTCAGCCTGACGAAAAAACTGGGATTTCCTGATGTTATCATGCCTGGAGATGTCAGGAACGATTTGTACATTTCTTTGGAACGCGGAGATTTCGAGAGAGGTGGGAAGTCCACTGGCAAGAATATAGAAGTTACAATAGTGGTTCTGGATAGTGAAAAGAACAGAATTCAG GATTGTTTGTGGGGAGCTTCTGGTATGGAAGGATCCGCAGTTTACAATTCCATGATTATATATCACCATAACTCCCCAGCTTGGGCAGAATTAGCCAGGTTAACATTGCCAATAGACAAATTCGCAGGTGCTCATGTAAGATTCGAATTCAGGCATTGCTCCA CTAGGGAAAAGAACGATAAAAAGCTATTTGGTTTCTCATTCATACGCCTAATGGACAAAGATGGTGCTGCCATTCAGGACGGTTCCCATGAGTTGTACATATACAAATGCGAAGATCTGCAGAAGCTAGAAAATTGCGGCTATTTGTCCCTTCCAGCGTTCAGCAAAGACTACGAAGGTAATCACGAGGCTAGCGGGCAGTTTTCTCGAAGCCAAAAAGAAGCGGTCTACATAAAAACTCTGTTATGTTCCACGAAGCTGACTCAGAATG TCGACCTTTTGGCTCTTTTGCGATGGAAGTCGCATCCAGAAAAGATACAGGATTCTTTGCAGAGGGTTCTGAAACTGGGTGATGAAGAGTTGGTTAAATTTCTGCAAGACGTGCTGGACGCCCTGTTCGCTCTATTTTCGACGGAAGATGGAAATTCAACCCAGTACAGCGGATTGGTTTTTCACGTACTGGTTTCAATTTTCATCTTGTTGGACGAGtccaaatttcaacatttcaaaCCTGTTTTGGACGCTTACATCAAGAATCACTTTTCTGCGGCTTTGGTTTACAA GGGATTGCTCACAAGTGTGCAGCATTGCGCTGATTGGATTTTATCCTTCGAGAAGCAGGAACCTATTCAGAAGTGCTACAAAAGTTTGGAGTATATTTTCAAACTAATCATTCAGAGCAGGTTATTGTTTTCGAGGGCCACTTGTGGACAATTTGAAGATAGTTTCAAGAGGGACCTGTATGCTGTGTTCAATTCGCTGAATAAAATGCTGATCATGACGGAACCAAATATCACCAACACACAG GTGGCCTTACTTCTATCTATTAGCTCAGTTTACGAACAGCTCGTTGAGGTTTTACCGATATCAGAAGTCTCGAAGATAGCTGCTACCATGTTGGATACAATACCAAAAGAGTTACCTCTATTGCTAGTTCAAGCCAAGTTAGTTTGTATAAAAAATTTAGTGTCCAGCAAGCTGTTCCAAGATGACG aatccAGAAGTTTGTTGTTAGGCTGTGTTTGCAAACATTTAAGGTTTCATATTATACATAGGGATGAATTAACGATATGCACCGAGGTCTTGTCTGAAATACTGGGTTATCTTTTCAAACAACGTAAGATTTGTGACGAACaaggaaaaataaataactGTATCCATCATGACGTGGATACCTTGTGTATAAGTATCTTAGAAGTTTTGCTCCAAACCGTCTTGATGTTGCTAGATAAGGATACGAAGATAATC GGCTGCTTGGTTGCATGCATGCTTGGAATCTTGCAACTCTTGGACGAGTATCATTATAAACGGTTATGGGAAGTACTCATGGGACCTAGTCACGATCGGAAACTATTGAAGGACTTCCTGTTAAGGGTGTTCTTGGTGTTCCGTAATCTGGTTGTGCAAGAAGTTTACTCCAAGGATTGGTTAGTGATCAAAATGGTTATGAACAACATCATCTTGAAGTCTCTTCAAGAATTGGCGCAGCCTTTGGCTTTCAAGTTTCTCGACACGCACACTGGTTACATTGATAAAGAA CTTTGgacaaattatttcaatttggcCGTTCATTATTTAACGCAAGAATCGCTACAGTTAGAACAATTTTCGGACGTGAAGAGAGAAAAGATAATCGAGAAATATGGGGATATGAGGGTTTTGATGGGATTTCAAATTCTGTCTATGTGGTCACAACTTG GGGAGTGTAAACTGGCTTTCATCCCTTCCATGGTTGGACCATTCTTAGAAGTTACTTTAGTACCAGAAATCGAACTAAGAAAAGCCACCCTTCATATCTTTTTCGATATGATGGAGTGTGAGCAGAGAGCTAGGGGTAATTTTAGACAAGTGGAAACTGAACTGATAGATAAATTAGACACGCTAATATCGGAAAATAAAGGGGATGATGAATATAGGAGACTGTTCAACACCAT GCTTCTGGGTAGAGTACAAAGTGAAGATCCGACTTGGAAAGAAAGTGGAGCAGCTTTCATCACATCGGTCAGCCGCTTATTAGAAAGACTTTTGGATTATAGGAGTGTGATTCAAGGCGATGAAAATAGAGATAAAAGGATGTCTTGCACATTCAATCTTCTC AATTTCTACAAGAATGAATTCGACCGTAAAGAGATGTATCTCAGGTATATATACAAGTTGCACGATCTGCATTTTTCTGCTGAGAATTACACGGAGGCTGGTTTCACCATGAAACTTCACGCAGATCAGCTGAGTTGGACCAACCATACGCCAGTATCCGATCTCAATAACGCCAACCTGACGGAAAGTCAACTGAAGGAGAAACTTTACTTGCAGATGATTCATTATTTCGACAAGGGAAAG TGTTGGGAAGAGGGCATCCCTTTGTTGAAAGAGCTGGCAGCTGTTTACGAAGAACAATCATTCGATTACAAAGCTCTAAgtgatattttgaaatatcgtgCCAAATTCTACGATAATATACTGACTCAACTCCGTCCCGAACCCGAGTATTTTAGGGTTGGTTACTATGGTCTCAGTTTCCCACTCTTCGTCAGG AACAAGCAATTCATCTATAGAGGTTTAGAATATGAGAGGATAGGTGCCTTTACGCAGCGATTACAAACGGAATTTCCCGCCGCCCAAATTTTGATGAAGAACACACCACCGGATGATTCTATTATTAATTCTGACGGTCAAT ATATTCAAATTTGTAATGTCAAACCCATTCCAGAGCCGAATCCTATAATTTCAGCGAATGGAGTCTCGGAAAAAGTTTCTAGGTATTATCTTTACAATAACGTTAAAAGATTTCAATGTGATAGACCAGTACATAAAGGGATGATCGATAAAGATAACGAAATCAAG AGTTTATGGATCGAAAGGATGACTATAGAAATCGAACATCCCTTGCCTGGTATCCTTCGGTGGTTCGAGGTTGTAAACAGGCACACCGAAGAAATACCCCCGGTAAAATTCGCTTGCGAAACGATGCAGAACGTAGAAAAGGAACTGAGACAACTGATCGTCCTGTATTCTAAGGAACCCAAGAGGAATTTGAACCCGTTCACCATGCGTCTTCAGGGTATCATAGACGCGAACGTCCAAGGGGGCATCAGCAAATACCAACAAGCGTTCTTCACGCAGGAATTCCAGAAGCTGTACCCCGAACACATGACCTACGTGTTCACCCTGAAGAATCTGATTTTGGACGCCACGCAGGTTATGGAGGAGGGGTTGGATCTGCATGGTAAATTGGCATCTGCGGGGGTTCAACCGTTGCACCAGAGGTTGCTCGAGAGGTTCGCTCAGCTGAGGGAAAGTCTGGGATCGATTTGTAGGCCTAAACGACAAAAATCTGATAGTATTGTCAA TACTCCACTGCCGCCAGTTCCCCTCGAAAAGAAGTATTCAGAAAATGGTTCCCAATTATCATACGGATATTTGGGGGATTATAGTGAACCCGATGTGATTTACACCAAACCTACG GAGAATGAAAAAATGATGCCTAGTAGAGAGGCTTTAGGATTATCCTTGCCAAGCACAATTGGCGCCCCACCAATTCCACAACGGGAAAACAGGCCAAAGTCGCAAGGTTTTAGTAACTTGTTTTGCGAAGTGCACACACCTACTAGAGGGCCCTTCGAGTATAACAGCTCCAGTTTGCCATCTTTCAAAAGCAG GGAATCCGACTTGTGTGATATTCCACTGCCACCAAAACCTACACATTCCAGGGAAAGATCTCTCACAAAACCGCCATCTCCCAGGTTGCTGAGACACAGTTCCATGACACCTACTGATGGTATTGCACCATTGAGAAATTCATGGTCAGATTCAGGAACAGAAGAAGCACCCCCTCTGCCTCCTAGGTCTCATA CTCCTGACAAACGGGTGAATAGCTTCTCCAGCGACACGCCGCCTCACGTACCCAAAAGGGGTGCCAAAAAATCCACCCCCTCGATGTGCAGCATGGAATACGTGGCCGTGGACGAGGGTTCTCAGGAACCGATCTCCAACTCTTCCTCCAATTGTTTGTTGGCAGCTCAAAGCGACGATTCCCACGATCTGAGGGATTCGGGGATCAGCATATCCGAACACGCTCATCTGAACAATTTCAACAATAGCAGTTACGAAGAATTCGATCTGAGGGCGCATCAGCAGGAGATGAACATCGTTCAGAGTCCCCCGAAGGACGGGGGAAAGGGGAATCCTCCGCCTATCCCTCCTAAGTGTAGCTACGCAGGTAGTTCAGTCGTCTTCGACGCCGAGATCAAGAAGGATAATTTCGGGAATGTCGTTAGtccagaaaattattccattccGAAGATGCAAGCGGACGCTAAAGTGTCCAATTTGGAGAATTCGTGA
- the LOC123314309 gene encoding dedicator of cytokinesis protein 3 isoform X2, giving the protein MWIATKTKKYGVAIYNWKGETRLGLSLEIGETVQILEEYPGWYRGFSTKNRSVKGIFPQSYIHLKPCKVDNEGLFESVVPIEDPVIREVTLVLREWGDIWKKLFVNKENYKFETVGKVMRDLLEWRRQLVSGTLTHDQTNELKLKIIGKIDWGNRKLGLDLVPRQGAEMVNSDCMSVVELYHVHVSSAENTTARGTLKKKETKKVLTHHLYFCMRDFGHHIGEDTEIYFSLYDAAKCKYITERFLVKISKEGFSNYVEKLHSNCTFFTDLGNSDLNSDIFIIAHIIRIGKMIYSDTSKKTEKYAPLQQQVYKRPYGVGVQPLGKFLASKDKDSDEKEFNMKVFQGEEKDFHQLHEFIIKQIGKFNALTCPPNYGIMISLKILHGELRQIKEDNQLLFKNVSLTKKLGFPDVIMPGDVRNDLYISLERGDFERGGKSTGKNIEVTIVVLDSEKNRIQDCLWGASGMEGSAVYNSMIIYHHNSPAWAELARLTLPIDKFAGAHVRFEFRHCSTREKNDKKLFGFSFIRLMDKDGAAIQDGSHELYIYKCEDLQKLENCGYLSLPAFSKDYEGNHEASGQFSRSQKEAVYIKTLLCSTKLTQNVDLLALLRWKSHPEKIQDSLQRVLKLGDEELVKFLQDVLDALFALFSTEDGNSTQYSGLVFHVLVSIFILLDESKFQHFKPVLDAYIKNHFSAALVYKGLLTSVQHCADWILSFEKQEPIQKCYKSLEYIFKLIIQSRLLFSRATCGQFEDSFKRDLYAVFNSLNKMLIMTEPNITNTQVALLLSISSVYEQLVEVLPISEVSKIAATMLDTIPKELPLLLVQAKLVCIKNLVSSKLFQDDESRSLLLGCVCKHLRFHIIHRDELTICTEVLSEILGYLFKQRKICDEQGKINNCIHHDVDTLCISILEVLLQTVLMLLDKDTKIIGCLVACMLGILQLLDEYHYKRLWEVLMGPSHDRKLLKDFLLRVFLVFRNLVVQEVYSKDWLVIKMVMNNIILKSLQELAQPLAFKFLDTHTGYIDKELWTNYFNLAVHYLTQESLQLEQFSDVKREKIIEKYGDMRVLMGFQILSMWSQLGECKLAFIPSMVGPFLEVTLVPEIELRKATLHIFFDMMECEQRARGNFRQVETELIDKLDTLISENKGDDEYRRLFNTMLLGRVQSEDPTWKESGAAFITSVSRLLERLLDYRSVIQGDENRDKRMSCTFNLLNFYKNEFDRKEMYLRYIYKLHDLHFSAENYTEAGFTMKLHADQLSWTNHTPVSDLNNANLTESQLKEKLYLQMIHYFDKGKCWEEGIPLLKELAAVYEEQSFDYKALSDILKYRAKFYDNILTQLRPEPEYFRVGYYGLSFPLFVRNKQFIYRGLEYERIGAFTQRLQTEFPAAQILMKNTPPDDSIINSDGQYIQICNVKPIPEPNPIISANGVSEKVSRYYLYNNVKRFQCDRPVHKGMIDKDNEIKSLWIERMTIEIEHPLPGILRWFEVVNRHTEEIPPVKFACETMQNVEKELRQLIVLYSKEPKRNLNPFTMRLQGIIDANVQGGISKYQQAFFTQEFQKLYPEHMTYVFTLKNLILDATQVMEEGLDLHGKLASAGVQPLHQRLLERFAQLRESLGSICRPKRQKSDSIVNTPLPPVPLEKKYSENGSQLSYGYLGDYSEPDVIYTKPTENEKMMPSREALGLSLPSTIGAPPIPQRENRPKSQGFSNLFCEVHTPTRGPFEYNSSSLPSFKSRESDLCDIPLPPKPTHSRERSLTKPPSPRLLRHSSMTPTDGIAPLRNSWSDSGTEEAPPLPPRSHNLIFSS; this is encoded by the exons AAAACTGGGATTGGACTTGGTACCTCGACAAGGAGCTGAGATGGTCAATTCTGACTGCATGTCAGTGGTGGAGCTTTATCATGTCCACGTTTCCAGTGCAGAAAATACTACG GCTAGAGGAACGCTGAAGAAAAAAGAAACCAAAAAAGTACTGACCCACCATCTGTATTTCTGTATGCGTGACTTTGGGCATCACATCGGTGAAGATACTGAGATATATTTTTCCCTGTACGACGCTGCCAAGTGCAAATATATCACAGAAAGGTTTCTGGTCAAGATATCCAAAGAGGGTTTTTCCAATTATGTGGAGAAGCTTCATAGTAACTGCACCTTTTTCACG GACTTAGGTAACTCTGATTTAAATAgtgatatttttataattgcTCACATAATAAGGATCGGTAAAATGATCTACTCTGATACCTCCAAAAAGACTGAAAAATACGCGCCCCTGCAACAGCAAGTATACAAAAGACCGTACGGCGTAGGGGTGCAACCTTTGGGCAAATTTTTGGCCAGTAAGGATAAGGATTCCGATGAAAAAGAGTTTAATATGAAG GTTTTCCAAGGGGAAGAGAAAGATTTCCACCAATTGCACGAGTTCATAATCAAGCAGATCGGGAAATTCAACGCTCTCACTTGTCCTCCTAATTACGGAATAATGATATCGCTCAAGATACTCCACGGCGAACTCAGACAAATCAAGGAAGACAACCAGTTGCTGTTTAAGAACGTCAGCCTGACGAAAAAACTGGGATTTCCTGATGTTATCATGCCTGGAGATGTCAGGAACGATTTGTACATTTCTTTGGAACGCGGAGATTTCGAGAGAGGTGGGAAGTCCACTGGCAAGAATATAGAAGTTACAATAGTGGTTCTGGATAGTGAAAAGAACAGAATTCAG GATTGTTTGTGGGGAGCTTCTGGTATGGAAGGATCCGCAGTTTACAATTCCATGATTATATATCACCATAACTCCCCAGCTTGGGCAGAATTAGCCAGGTTAACATTGCCAATAGACAAATTCGCAGGTGCTCATGTAAGATTCGAATTCAGGCATTGCTCCA CTAGGGAAAAGAACGATAAAAAGCTATTTGGTTTCTCATTCATACGCCTAATGGACAAAGATGGTGCTGCCATTCAGGACGGTTCCCATGAGTTGTACATATACAAATGCGAAGATCTGCAGAAGCTAGAAAATTGCGGCTATTTGTCCCTTCCAGCGTTCAGCAAAGACTACGAAGGTAATCACGAGGCTAGCGGGCAGTTTTCTCGAAGCCAAAAAGAAGCGGTCTACATAAAAACTCTGTTATGTTCCACGAAGCTGACTCAGAATG TCGACCTTTTGGCTCTTTTGCGATGGAAGTCGCATCCAGAAAAGATACAGGATTCTTTGCAGAGGGTTCTGAAACTGGGTGATGAAGAGTTGGTTAAATTTCTGCAAGACGTGCTGGACGCCCTGTTCGCTCTATTTTCGACGGAAGATGGAAATTCAACCCAGTACAGCGGATTGGTTTTTCACGTACTGGTTTCAATTTTCATCTTGTTGGACGAGtccaaatttcaacatttcaaaCCTGTTTTGGACGCTTACATCAAGAATCACTTTTCTGCGGCTTTGGTTTACAA GGGATTGCTCACAAGTGTGCAGCATTGCGCTGATTGGATTTTATCCTTCGAGAAGCAGGAACCTATTCAGAAGTGCTACAAAAGTTTGGAGTATATTTTCAAACTAATCATTCAGAGCAGGTTATTGTTTTCGAGGGCCACTTGTGGACAATTTGAAGATAGTTTCAAGAGGGACCTGTATGCTGTGTTCAATTCGCTGAATAAAATGCTGATCATGACGGAACCAAATATCACCAACACACAG GTGGCCTTACTTCTATCTATTAGCTCAGTTTACGAACAGCTCGTTGAGGTTTTACCGATATCAGAAGTCTCGAAGATAGCTGCTACCATGTTGGATACAATACCAAAAGAGTTACCTCTATTGCTAGTTCAAGCCAAGTTAGTTTGTATAAAAAATTTAGTGTCCAGCAAGCTGTTCCAAGATGACG aatccAGAAGTTTGTTGTTAGGCTGTGTTTGCAAACATTTAAGGTTTCATATTATACATAGGGATGAATTAACGATATGCACCGAGGTCTTGTCTGAAATACTGGGTTATCTTTTCAAACAACGTAAGATTTGTGACGAACaaggaaaaataaataactGTATCCATCATGACGTGGATACCTTGTGTATAAGTATCTTAGAAGTTTTGCTCCAAACCGTCTTGATGTTGCTAGATAAGGATACGAAGATAATC GGCTGCTTGGTTGCATGCATGCTTGGAATCTTGCAACTCTTGGACGAGTATCATTATAAACGGTTATGGGAAGTACTCATGGGACCTAGTCACGATCGGAAACTATTGAAGGACTTCCTGTTAAGGGTGTTCTTGGTGTTCCGTAATCTGGTTGTGCAAGAAGTTTACTCCAAGGATTGGTTAGTGATCAAAATGGTTATGAACAACATCATCTTGAAGTCTCTTCAAGAATTGGCGCAGCCTTTGGCTTTCAAGTTTCTCGACACGCACACTGGTTACATTGATAAAGAA CTTTGgacaaattatttcaatttggcCGTTCATTATTTAACGCAAGAATCGCTACAGTTAGAACAATTTTCGGACGTGAAGAGAGAAAAGATAATCGAGAAATATGGGGATATGAGGGTTTTGATGGGATTTCAAATTCTGTCTATGTGGTCACAACTTG GGGAGTGTAAACTGGCTTTCATCCCTTCCATGGTTGGACCATTCTTAGAAGTTACTTTAGTACCAGAAATCGAACTAAGAAAAGCCACCCTTCATATCTTTTTCGATATGATGGAGTGTGAGCAGAGAGCTAGGGGTAATTTTAGACAAGTGGAAACTGAACTGATAGATAAATTAGACACGCTAATATCGGAAAATAAAGGGGATGATGAATATAGGAGACTGTTCAACACCAT GCTTCTGGGTAGAGTACAAAGTGAAGATCCGACTTGGAAAGAAAGTGGAGCAGCTTTCATCACATCGGTCAGCCGCTTATTAGAAAGACTTTTGGATTATAGGAGTGTGATTCAAGGCGATGAAAATAGAGATAAAAGGATGTCTTGCACATTCAATCTTCTC AATTTCTACAAGAATGAATTCGACCGTAAAGAGATGTATCTCAGGTATATATACAAGTTGCACGATCTGCATTTTTCTGCTGAGAATTACACGGAGGCTGGTTTCACCATGAAACTTCACGCAGATCAGCTGAGTTGGACCAACCATACGCCAGTATCCGATCTCAATAACGCCAACCTGACGGAAAGTCAACTGAAGGAGAAACTTTACTTGCAGATGATTCATTATTTCGACAAGGGAAAG TGTTGGGAAGAGGGCATCCCTTTGTTGAAAGAGCTGGCAGCTGTTTACGAAGAACAATCATTCGATTACAAAGCTCTAAgtgatattttgaaatatcgtgCCAAATTCTACGATAATATACTGACTCAACTCCGTCCCGAACCCGAGTATTTTAGGGTTGGTTACTATGGTCTCAGTTTCCCACTCTTCGTCAGG AACAAGCAATTCATCTATAGAGGTTTAGAATATGAGAGGATAGGTGCCTTTACGCAGCGATTACAAACGGAATTTCCCGCCGCCCAAATTTTGATGAAGAACACACCACCGGATGATTCTATTATTAATTCTGACGGTCAAT ATATTCAAATTTGTAATGTCAAACCCATTCCAGAGCCGAATCCTATAATTTCAGCGAATGGAGTCTCGGAAAAAGTTTCTAGGTATTATCTTTACAATAACGTTAAAAGATTTCAATGTGATAGACCAGTACATAAAGGGATGATCGATAAAGATAACGAAATCAAG AGTTTATGGATCGAAAGGATGACTATAGAAATCGAACATCCCTTGCCTGGTATCCTTCGGTGGTTCGAGGTTGTAAACAGGCACACCGAAGAAATACCCCCGGTAAAATTCGCTTGCGAAACGATGCAGAACGTAGAAAAGGAACTGAGACAACTGATCGTCCTGTATTCTAAGGAACCCAAGAGGAATTTGAACCCGTTCACCATGCGTCTTCAGGGTATCATAGACGCGAACGTCCAAGGGGGCATCAGCAAATACCAACAAGCGTTCTTCACGCAGGAATTCCAGAAGCTGTACCCCGAACACATGACCTACGTGTTCACCCTGAAGAATCTGATTTTGGACGCCACGCAGGTTATGGAGGAGGGGTTGGATCTGCATGGTAAATTGGCATCTGCGGGGGTTCAACCGTTGCACCAGAGGTTGCTCGAGAGGTTCGCTCAGCTGAGGGAAAGTCTGGGATCGATTTGTAGGCCTAAACGACAAAAATCTGATAGTATTGTCAA TACTCCACTGCCGCCAGTTCCCCTCGAAAAGAAGTATTCAGAAAATGGTTCCCAATTATCATACGGATATTTGGGGGATTATAGTGAACCCGATGTGATTTACACCAAACCTACG GAGAATGAAAAAATGATGCCTAGTAGAGAGGCTTTAGGATTATCCTTGCCAAGCACAATTGGCGCCCCACCAATTCCACAACGGGAAAACAGGCCAAAGTCGCAAGGTTTTAGTAACTTGTTTTGCGAAGTGCACACACCTACTAGAGGGCCCTTCGAGTATAACAGCTCCAGTTTGCCATCTTTCAAAAGCAG GGAATCCGACTTGTGTGATATTCCACTGCCACCAAAACCTACACATTCCAGGGAAAGATCTCTCACAAAACCGCCATCTCCCAGGTTGCTGAGACACAGTTCCATGACACCTACTGATGGTATTGCACCATTGAGAAATTCATGGTCAGATTCAGGAACAGAAGAAGCACCCCCTCTGCCTCCTAGGTCTCATA ACCTAATTTTCAGCTCCTGA